Proteins encoded in a region of the Micropterus dolomieu isolate WLL.071019.BEF.003 ecotype Adirondacks linkage group LG09, ASM2129224v1, whole genome shotgun sequence genome:
- the irx1b gene encoding iroquois-class homeodomain protein IRX-1b, whose protein sequence is MSFPQLGYPQFLSASHEVYGGERPASAREGGTEGGVSSSATAAAVGSMLGMYGSPWAAHNYSAFLPYSGATDLALITQMGSQYELKESPGSHPASLPVHAAQGFYPYGQYPYGDPSRAKTATRETTSTLKAWLQEHQKNPYPTKGEKIMLAIITRMTLTQVSTWFANARRRLKKENKVTWGRSAEDRDGRIFSSDNEDEHGKNGSDEEDEDEEIDLETVDIERPEEERAGEQGSGKGEGEAGLTAREQASEPKSSDSSRTLSVEGLRGVEAAISLNRSPVVKLAVDRSPSRQECQRPPQSKPKIWSLAETATAPESSHKPSPAAHAHHPALASAGHPALLPGHGIYTCQIGKLHNWANAAFLNANSILNMRSLLGGAPAGHLPLHGAVPVARHDARPAAAGHGTSGTEDDSDIESSGSFSPKRDEEDHRPDSLKSPFQLITDRPHHGTTPQRVLTTTS, encoded by the exons ATGTCTTTCCCTCAGCTGGGGTACCCCCAGTTCCTCAGTGCCTCTCATGAGGTGTACGGGGGCGAGCGGCCGGCCTCTGCCAGGGAAGGAGGCACCGAGGGCGGCGTAAGCTCGTCCGCCACCGCCGCGGCCGTCGGCTCCATGCTGGGAATGTACGGGAGCCCATGGGCGGCTCATAACTACAGTGCCTTTCTGCCGTACAGCGGAGCCACAGACCTCGCCCTCATAACCCAGATG GGCTCCCAGTATGAGCTGAAGGAAAGCCCGGGGTCCCACCCAGCCTCTCTACCTGTCCACGCCGCTCAAGGCTTCTACCCGTACGGCCAGTACCCATACGGGGACCCGTCTAGGGCCAAGACGGCCACCCGGGAGACCACCAGCACCCTGAAGGCCTGGTTGCAAGAGCACCAGAAGAACCCTTACCCCACTAAAGGAGAGAAGATAATGCTTGCTATCATCACCAGGATGACACTCACACAG GTGTCCACGTGGTTCGCGAACGCCCGCAGACGCCTGAAGAAGGAGAACAAGGTAACATGGGGCCGAAGCGCCGAGGACCGGGACGGCCGCATCTTCAGCAGCGACAACGAGGACGAGCACGGCAAGAACGGCAGCGACGAGGAAGACGAAGACGAGGAAATTGATTTGGAAACTGTCGATATTGAGAGACCCGAGGAGGAGCGAGCAGGGGAGCAGGGCTCcggaaagggagagggagaggcaggCCTGACCGCCAGAGAGCAGGCCTCGGAGCCGAAGAGCTCGGACAGCAGCAGGACGCTTTCTGTCGAGGGCCTAAGAGGAGTGGAGGCGGCTATTTCTCTCAATAGATCGCCCGTTGTCAAACTCGCAGTGGATCGATCTCCCAGCAGACAGGAGTGCCAGAGACCACCGCAGAGCAAACCCAAAATCTGGTCACTGGCAGAGACCGCCACGGCCCCCGAAAGCTCGCACAAACCTTCCCCCGCTGCCCATGCGCACCACCCGGCTTTGGCCTCCGCTGGCCACCCGGCCTTACTCCCGGGTCATGGGATATATACATGCCAGATTGGCAAGCTGCACAACTGGGCCAACGCGGCTTTTCTGAATGCCAACTCTATTTTGAACATGAGGTCGCTCCTCGGAGGGGCGCCGGCCGGACACCTGCCTCTCCATGGCGCAGTGCCGGTTGCCCGTCATGACGCACGACCGGCGGCGGCGGGCCACGGAACTTCGGGAACGGAAGATGACAGTGATATAGAGTCGTCAGGAAGCTTCAGTCCAAAAAGAGATG AGGAAGACCACAGGCCTGACTCCCTGAAGTCCCCATTCCAGCTGATCACTGACAG ACCTCACCATGGGACAACACCACAGCGAGTTCTGACAACAACATCATGA